In one Agrobacterium tumefaciens genomic region, the following are encoded:
- a CDS encoding glutathionylspermidine synthase family protein, whose amino-acid sequence MRRITVPPRPDWREKANAVGFSFHEMHGEPYWVDDAAYCFGLDEIERDIEEPSQVLHDMCMDLVADIVNSEAALTRLAIPRDYHDMIRNSWQRGDRHLYGRFDLAYDGHGPAKLLEYNADTPTSVFETGYFQYNWLTDQVALGTLPAQTDQFNSVQEALIEAFGQFSRDRIFHFAAISDDPEDCGTTIYLMDCAIQAGHRAQFLDIRDIGIDASGRFADLQSRVIERCFKLYPWEFMLRESFAAHLPAQNGIFIEPAWKAVLSNKGLLPMLWQRHPNHPNLLPSFFPDDPEIYELRDYVVKPLLSREGENVSLYRNRREILSAPGSYGEEGYVFQAYAPLFQSEFGYAVLGSWIVADRPCGLGIREDASPITANLSRYVPHIIEG is encoded by the coding sequence ATGCGCCGTATCACAGTCCCACCACGCCCGGATTGGCGCGAAAAAGCCAATGCCGTGGGTTTCTCCTTCCATGAAATGCATGGCGAGCCTTACTGGGTGGACGACGCAGCCTATTGCTTCGGGCTCGATGAAATCGAGCGCGACATCGAAGAACCGAGCCAAGTCCTGCATGATATGTGCATGGATCTCGTCGCCGATATCGTAAACAGTGAGGCGGCGCTAACCCGTCTTGCCATCCCGCGCGATTATCACGACATGATCCGAAATTCCTGGCAGCGGGGCGACCGGCACCTGTATGGCCGCTTCGATCTTGCCTATGATGGACATGGCCCGGCGAAGCTGCTCGAATACAACGCCGACACGCCTACTTCCGTCTTCGAAACGGGATATTTCCAATATAACTGGCTGACGGATCAGGTCGCCCTTGGAACGTTGCCAGCGCAAACCGACCAGTTCAACTCCGTTCAGGAAGCCCTGATAGAGGCCTTTGGGCAATTCTCGCGGGACAGGATTTTCCATTTCGCGGCGATTAGCGACGACCCCGAGGATTGCGGCACGACCATATATCTCATGGACTGCGCCATTCAGGCTGGCCACCGCGCCCAGTTTCTCGATATCAGGGACATCGGCATCGATGCGAGCGGGCGTTTTGCTGACCTCCAAAGTCGCGTCATCGAGCGCTGCTTCAAGCTTTACCCCTGGGAATTCATGTTACGGGAATCCTTTGCCGCGCATCTGCCTGCGCAGAATGGCATTTTCATCGAGCCAGCCTGGAAAGCCGTGTTATCGAACAAAGGCCTGCTGCCCATGCTTTGGCAGCGGCATCCCAATCACCCGAATCTGCTCCCGAGTTTCTTTCCCGACGACCCTGAAATATATGAGTTGCGGGATTACGTGGTGAAACCGCTTCTCTCGCGTGAAGGCGAAAATGTCAGCCTTTACCGAAACCGACGCGAGATTTTATCAGCACCCGGCAGTTACGGCGAAGAGGGATATGTTTTTCAGGCATATGCGCCCTTGTTCCAGAGCGAGTTCGGATACGCCGTGCTAGGAAGCTGGATCGTCGCCGATCGACCCTGCGGACTTGGCATTCGCGAGGACGCGTCGCCCATCACCGCAAATCTCTCCCGCTACGTTCCCCATATCATCGAGGGCTGA
- a CDS encoding FAD-binding oxidoreductase, translating into MSGHFKYIVVGRGMMGAAAARHLAEKVDGVALIGPGEPADITSHQGVFASHYDEARITRTIDGDADWALLANRSIARYADITARSGVGFYAPVGCLIVGPERGGDNPFIDNVLKAAERLGVSTALMDNESLKSDFPYFSFEPGCEGVFERDNAGYVNPRALVKAQSVLADKAGVTLIDDIVVSTREEDGCARVETASGAVYTADRVLVAAGGFSITKDLLSQPVALNVYARTVAFFEVDEADLGQYAGMPSLIYEPSDTTKHIYLLPPVRYPDGRFYLKIGGDPDDKPVGSDPEIRAWFRSGGRESVRDHLSDIIGTLLPSIDRARISMAACVVSKTPGGYPAIGFTSSPRIAVLTGGNGTAAKSSDEIGRLGAALLLDGEIGDEAYATDFKPAFL; encoded by the coding sequence ATGTCGGGGCATTTCAAATATATCGTCGTCGGTCGCGGCATGATGGGTGCCGCCGCCGCCCGCCATCTGGCGGAAAAGGTGGATGGCGTCGCGCTGATCGGCCCCGGCGAGCCTGCCGATATCACGTCGCATCAGGGCGTTTTTGCCAGCCATTACGATGAAGCGCGTATTACCCGCACCATTGATGGCGATGCGGACTGGGCTTTGCTCGCCAATCGCTCGATTGCGCGTTACGCCGATATAACGGCAAGGAGCGGGGTGGGGTTTTACGCGCCTGTCGGCTGCCTGATCGTCGGGCCGGAACGGGGAGGCGACAATCCCTTTATCGACAATGTCCTCAAGGCGGCGGAACGGCTTGGCGTCTCCACGGCACTGATGGATAATGAGAGCCTGAAAAGTGACTTTCCCTATTTTTCCTTCGAGCCGGGCTGTGAGGGCGTGTTCGAAAGAGACAATGCGGGTTACGTCAATCCGCGCGCCCTGGTGAAGGCGCAGAGCGTTCTGGCGGACAAGGCCGGTGTGACGCTTATCGACGATATCGTTGTTTCGACCCGGGAAGAGGATGGTTGTGCTCGGGTAGAGACGGCCTCGGGTGCGGTTTACACCGCAGATCGCGTGCTGGTGGCGGCGGGCGGTTTTTCGATTACGAAGGATCTGCTGTCGCAGCCGGTTGCTCTCAATGTCTATGCACGCACGGTCGCCTTTTTTGAGGTCGATGAAGCGGATCTGGGACAATATGCGGGTATGCCTTCGCTGATCTATGAGCCGAGCGACACGACGAAACATATCTATCTGCTTCCGCCCGTGCGCTATCCCGATGGCAGGTTCTACCTGAAAATCGGCGGCGATCCCGACGACAAACCTGTCGGCAGCGACCCGGAAATTCGCGCCTGGTTCCGTTCCGGTGGACGCGAAAGCGTGCGCGACCATCTCTCCGATATCATCGGGACATTGCTACCGTCCATCGACCGCGCGCGTATTTCAATGGCTGCCTGCGTTGTGTCCAAAACGCCGGGCGGTTACCCCGCCATCGGCTTCACTTCATCACCACGCATTGCGGTTCTGACCGGTGGCAATGGCACGGCGGCCAAGAGCTCCGACGAGATCGGGCGTCTGGGTGCCGCGCTGCTGCTTGATGGAGAAATTGGCGACGAAGCCTATGCCACGGATTTCAAACCGGCATTTCTTTGA
- a CDS encoding FAD-dependent oxidoreductase: protein MPDFKYIVVGAGMMGAAAARHLSAQTDGVALIGPAEPANRRTHTGVFSSHYDEARITRGFDGDPVWAALAQRSIRRYAEIEAKSGIRFFTEAGCLFTGNGKGLAGDYVSRALSSAGRLDLGVETIGSGGLAGRFPMFSLPADHNGYFEARNAGHVNPRALVKAQCAIAGAQGARLVRETAAHIRDTSKGVEVSTREGAVHTAEKVIVAAGGFTNMADLLPSPVDMAATGRTIAFFELDDARQALFGAMPSTIVLTETEDDIVYILPPVRYPDGKVYLKIGGESEKGRLETLAEAVDWFHSDGTPDEVEFLKKRALSLMPELAGCPVTSGSCVASITRSGYPYIGYTQSSNIAVLTGGNFVSAKSSDEIGRLGAVLLLDGQLTENDFAAEMSPVFI, encoded by the coding sequence ATGCCGGATTTCAAATATATCGTGGTCGGGGCTGGAATGATGGGTGCGGCGGCGGCGCGGCACCTTTCGGCGCAAACGGATGGCGTGGCGCTGATCGGACCCGCCGAGCCCGCCAATCGCAGGACCCATACCGGTGTATTTTCAAGCCACTACGATGAAGCGCGGATTACGCGTGGCTTCGATGGCGATCCGGTCTGGGCGGCACTCGCGCAGCGCTCCATCCGGCGCTATGCGGAGATCGAGGCAAAAAGCGGCATCCGTTTCTTCACCGAAGCGGGCTGTCTGTTTACCGGAAACGGCAAGGGGCTTGCCGGAGACTATGTGTCGCGCGCGCTTTCCTCAGCGGGCCGTCTCGATCTCGGTGTGGAAACGATAGGTAGCGGTGGGCTTGCCGGTCGCTTCCCGATGTTTTCCCTGCCTGCCGATCACAACGGCTATTTCGAGGCGCGCAATGCCGGTCACGTCAATCCACGCGCCCTGGTGAAGGCCCAATGCGCCATTGCCGGGGCACAGGGCGCGCGGCTGGTGCGCGAGACGGCGGCGCATATTCGCGATACGTCCAAGGGTGTGGAGGTTTCGACCCGGGAAGGGGCCGTGCACACAGCTGAAAAGGTCATCGTCGCAGCCGGCGGTTTCACCAACATGGCCGATCTTCTGCCATCGCCGGTCGATATGGCGGCGACGGGCCGCACCATTGCCTTTTTCGAGCTTGATGATGCAAGGCAGGCCCTTTTCGGCGCCATGCCTTCGACCATCGTGCTGACTGAGACTGAGGACGATATCGTCTATATTCTTCCGCCCGTGCGCTACCCCGACGGCAAGGTCTATCTGAAGATCGGCGGTGAAAGCGAAAAGGGCAGGCTCGAAACGCTGGCCGAGGCGGTCGACTGGTTCCATTCGGATGGCACGCCAGACGAGGTCGAGTTTCTGAAAAAACGGGCGCTGTCGTTGATGCCGGAACTTGCAGGTTGCCCGGTGACATCCGGTTCCTGTGTCGCCTCCATAACCCGCAGCGGTTATCCCTATATCGGCTATACACAATCCTCCAATATTGCGGTGCTGACCGGCGGCAATTTCGTTTCCGCCAAGTCGTCGGACGAGATCGGTCGGCTGGGTGCGGTGCTGCTTCTGGACGGCCAGCTGACCGAGAATGATTTTGCCGCCGAAATGTCGCCGGTTTTTATCTGA
- a CDS encoding lytic transglycosylase domain-containing protein — MNRVFVAVAAGVAMLVSQAGIAFAKDEDVKTKTVTLETFFRKPGYPIPEKSLPSSLKNDYSDLIVKYAKRYGVPTNLAHAVVSVESKFNPKARGSAGEVGLMQIKPATARMMGFRGTTKALYDPETNIRWGMQYLATAHQLGGGEVCSTILRYNAGHGATRMNPVSKRYCGKVQALLAS, encoded by the coding sequence ATGAACAGAGTTTTTGTTGCTGTCGCAGCGGGCGTTGCTATGCTCGTTTCGCAGGCGGGGATTGCTTTTGCCAAAGACGAGGACGTCAAGACCAAGACCGTGACGCTGGAGACCTTCTTCCGCAAACCCGGTTATCCCATTCCGGAAAAGAGTCTGCCTTCGTCGCTCAAGAATGATTATTCCGATCTGATCGTCAAATATGCCAAGCGTTACGGCGTTCCCACCAATCTGGCGCATGCGGTCGTTTCTGTGGAAAGCAAGTTCAATCCCAAGGCCCGCGGCAGCGCAGGCGAGGTCGGGCTGATGCAGATCAAGCCGGCAACGGCGCGCATGATGGGCTTTCGCGGCACGACCAAGGCTCTTTATGATCCCGAGACCAATATTCGCTGGGGCATGCAATATCTGGCGACCGCCCATCAGCTTGGCGGCGGCGAGGTTTGCAGCACGATCCTGCGTTACAATGCCGGCCATGGCGCCACCCGCATGAACCCGGTGTCCAAGCGTTATTGCGGCAAGGTGCAGGCGCTTCTGGCCAGCTGA
- a CDS encoding N-acetylmuramoyl-L-alanine amidase: MSEFLPDFKGAAVAPSPNHGERQGVAGPDIILLHYTGMTTADGALSWLCNPESQVSSHYFVFEDGRVIQMVPETRRAWHAGKSTWAGDEDINSRSIGIEIANQGHPGGLPEFPEKQVAAVIELCRDCGQRWNIAPERVLAHSDVAPIRKVDPGEKFPWDILSQHGVGHWVEPAPIRGGRFFQRGDHGQPVEALQSMLSIYGYGVEITGAYCEKTEGAVAAFQRHFRPALVDGIADFSTIDTLHRLIASLPKFSAA; encoded by the coding sequence ATGAGTGAATTTCTGCCGGACTTCAAGGGTGCAGCCGTTGCGCCTTCGCCCAACCATGGCGAAAGACAGGGCGTGGCAGGCCCGGATATCATTCTCCTGCATTATACCGGCATGACGACCGCCGATGGCGCTCTTTCGTGGCTCTGCAATCCCGAAAGCCAGGTCTCCAGCCATTATTTCGTCTTCGAGGACGGGCGCGTCATTCAGATGGTTCCTGAAACCCGCCGCGCCTGGCATGCGGGCAAAAGCACCTGGGCGGGCGATGAAGACATCAATTCCCGCTCCATCGGCATCGAAATCGCCAATCAGGGCCATCCCGGCGGACTGCCTGAATTTCCGGAAAAACAGGTGGCCGCCGTCATCGAATTGTGTCGCGATTGCGGCCAGCGCTGGAATATCGCCCCTGAAAGGGTGCTTGCGCATTCGGATGTAGCGCCGATCCGCAAGGTTGATCCGGGTGAAAAGTTCCCGTGGGACATCCTGTCGCAGCACGGTGTCGGTCATTGGGTTGAACCCGCGCCGATCCGCGGCGGACGCTTTTTCCAGCGCGGCGATCATGGCCAGCCGGTGGAAGCGTTGCAATCGATGCTGTCCATATACGGATACGGCGTTGAAATAACAGGCGCTTATTGCGAGAAGACGGAGGGTGCGGTTGCCGCCTTCCAGCGGCATTTCCGCCCGGCGCTGGTGGATGGCATAGCGGATTTTTCCACTATCGACACGCTTCACCGGTTGATTGCCAGCCTGCCGAAATTTTCGGCCGCTTAA
- a CDS encoding DnaJ family molecular chaperone, whose amino-acid sequence MMFDFACLQISSLWERLLGAIGDAAGGALGRVVEAIRTLFEGDPETRRKVSFSVAIIALSAKMAKADGVVNDAEVRAFRQIFDFPEEEARNVARLYNLARQDVAGYEAYAERLAGLCGSGHDNCEMLESVIDGLFHIAKADGLIHERELAFLGRIAEIFHITEDHFETIMARHVHMDGRDPYRVLGVSPSDDFLDIRKRYRSLVAEHHPDKLIARGVPMELHAAANERMAALNAAYAAIEKERRVA is encoded by the coding sequence ATGATGTTCGATTTCGCCTGTCTGCAAATTTCATCCCTGTGGGAGCGACTGCTCGGCGCAATCGGCGACGCGGCAGGTGGCGCGCTCGGACGCGTGGTGGAAGCCATCCGCACCCTCTTCGAGGGAGATCCGGAAACCCGCCGCAAGGTTTCATTCTCGGTTGCAATCATCGCACTCTCCGCAAAGATGGCGAAGGCCGATGGTGTCGTCAACGATGCCGAGGTGCGCGCTTTCCGGCAGATTTTCGACTTTCCCGAAGAAGAAGCGAGAAACGTCGCGCGTCTTTATAATCTCGCGCGACAGGACGTTGCCGGTTATGAGGCCTATGCCGAGCGTCTTGCCGGTCTGTGCGGTTCCGGCCATGACAATTGCGAGATGCTGGAAAGCGTCATCGATGGTCTGTTCCACATCGCCAAGGCTGACGGGCTGATCCACGAGCGGGAACTGGCTTTCCTCGGCCGTATCGCGGAAATCTTCCATATTACCGAAGATCACTTCGAAACGATCATGGCGCGGCACGTTCACATGGATGGGCGCGATCCCTACCGCGTGCTCGGCGTTTCGCCCTCGGACGACTTTCTGGATATTCGCAAGCGTTACCGTTCGCTGGTCGCCGAGCACCATCCGGACAAGCTCATCGCACGCGGCGTGCCGATGGAATTGCATGCTGCCGCGAATGAGCGTATGGCGGCTCTCAATGCCGCCTATGCGGCCATCGAGAAAGAACGCCGCGTCGCATGA
- a CDS encoding pyrophosphate--fructose-6-phosphate 1-phosphotransferase — protein MAKQKVAMLTAGGLAPCLSSAVGGLIERYSDIAPEIDIVAYRSGYQGVLLGDRIEITRDMREKAHLLHRYGGSPIGNSRVKLTNAADCAKRGLVKEGENPLRVAAERLAADGITILHTIGGDDTNTTAADLAAYLGANGYNLTVVGLPKTVDNDVVPIRQSLGAWTAAEVGASFFDNVSNEQSAAPKTFVIHEVMGRHCGWLTAATARAYIQKTSGNDYVEGLMMNTQMKNIDGIYLPEMAFDIEAEAERLKEIMDRHGYVTLFVSEGAGLDSIVAEREASGEAVKRDAFGHVKIDTINVGGWFQKQFASLIGAERSMVQKSGYFARSAPANGDDLRLIQGMVDLAVESALNKVSGVTGHDEDQNGKLRTIEFPRIKGGKHFDLSAKWFTEVMEHVGQPFTAA, from the coding sequence ATGGCCAAACAGAAAGTCGCAATGCTGACCGCGGGTGGCCTTGCTCCCTGTCTCTCTTCCGCCGTCGGCGGCCTGATCGAGCGCTACAGCGACATTGCGCCTGAGATCGACATCGTGGCCTATCGCTCCGGTTATCAGGGCGTGCTTCTGGGCGATCGCATCGAGATCACCAGAGACATGCGCGAAAAGGCGCATCTGCTGCACCGTTATGGCGGTTCGCCGATCGGCAACAGCCGTGTCAAGCTGACCAATGCCGCCGATTGCGCCAAGCGCGGTTTGGTCAAGGAAGGCGAAAATCCACTGCGCGTGGCCGCTGAACGGCTGGCCGCTGACGGCATCACCATTCTTCACACCATCGGCGGCGACGACACCAATACGACGGCCGCTGACCTTGCCGCCTACCTCGGCGCGAATGGTTACAACCTCACCGTCGTCGGCCTGCCAAAGACGGTGGACAATGATGTCGTGCCGATCAGGCAGTCCCTCGGCGCCTGGACTGCTGCGGAAGTCGGCGCTTCGTTCTTTGACAATGTCAGCAACGAACAGAGCGCTGCCCCGAAAACCTTTGTCATCCACGAAGTCATGGGCCGCCATTGCGGCTGGCTGACGGCTGCGACCGCGCGCGCCTATATCCAGAAGACCAGCGGCAATGACTATGTCGAAGGCCTGATGATGAATACGCAGATGAAGAACATCGACGGCATCTATCTGCCGGAAATGGCCTTCGATATCGAGGCGGAGGCCGAGCGCCTCAAGGAGATCATGGACAGGCACGGCTATGTCACGCTGTTCGTTTCCGAAGGTGCGGGCCTTGATTCGATTGTTGCCGAGCGCGAAGCTTCCGGCGAAGCGGTCAAGCGCGATGCCTTCGGCCACGTGAAGATCGACACCATCAATGTCGGCGGCTGGTTCCAGAAGCAATTCGCCAGCCTTATCGGCGCGGAACGCTCCATGGTGCAGAAGTCAGGCTATTTCGCCCGCTCCGCCCCCGCCAATGGCGATGATCTGCGCCTCATCCAGGGCATGGTCGATCTCGCCGTCGAAAGCGCGCTCAACAAGGTCTCGGGCGTCACCGGTCATGACGAAGATCAGAACGGCAAATTGCGGACCATCGAGTTTCCGCGTATCAAGGGCGGAAAGCATTTCGACCTTTCTGCAAAATGGTTTACCGAAGTGATGGAACACGTCGGTCAACCGTTCACAGCGGCCTAA
- a CDS encoding LysE family translocator, with protein MSGQAWLIFCAACAVVFALPSPLVFSVASYACVRGRKTILASVSGGALGIVTAMTISAIPVAGLAYLPQSFLDIVQWAGIGWLMLFLLWTFATPAAQAANADNDNLPGKSWSGIFRDCYAIAALRPRYFALFLALLPQFVSTSGNAIETFATAQAVILVMAIVVLAVQALFFGSTLALVRRMSGNKKIRPKYRTHFISGRAVSAGYRRIAA; from the coding sequence ATGTCTGGACAGGCCTGGCTGATTTTTTGTGCAGCATGTGCCGTTGTGTTCGCACTTCCCTCTCCCCTTGTATTCTCTGTCGCTTCCTATGCCTGCGTCCGCGGCAGGAAAACGATCCTCGCCTCCGTCAGCGGCGGAGCGCTCGGCATCGTCACGGCCATGACGATTTCGGCCATTCCCGTGGCCGGGCTGGCTTATTTACCGCAATCCTTTCTCGACATCGTTCAATGGGCCGGCATCGGCTGGCTGATGCTGTTCCTGTTATGGACCTTTGCCACGCCGGCCGCACAGGCCGCCAATGCTGATAACGACAACCTGCCGGGCAAATCATGGAGCGGTATTTTCCGTGACTGTTACGCCATTGCCGCGTTGCGCCCGCGCTATTTCGCCCTGTTTCTGGCGCTCTTGCCCCAGTTTGTTTCGACGTCCGGCAATGCCATCGAAACATTCGCCACCGCGCAGGCCGTGATCCTGGTGATGGCCATTGTCGTTCTGGCGGTGCAGGCGCTGTTTTTCGGCTCCACGCTGGCACTGGTGCGCCGCATGTCCGGCAATAAAAAAATCCGGCCGAAATACCGCACCCATTTCATTTCCGGCCGCGCCGTCAGCGCTGGATACAGGCGAATCGCGGCCTGA
- a CDS encoding lytic transglycosylase domain-containing protein, giving the protein MRNSGKFRGRSAVLLSSTVGLALALAGCTSVEYTAKEGPDGPKIAAVNPTATPAQASTQPVTADAAAGVTPAVPTTQTADAAAAPQAATLPTAVAVKGGRVALPPASEIAAAAAIAAQMQPQQQPAEMAQATVTTSAPTTAAALAPHATTPAAAAIETAGAAAQTPAHNAAADLPQVVAVKGSFPPAPPPPGTPSIGTELTAERKVIPLPKPDSTVLAYAAGPTNAALAAIRQNETVTAPLKSAPAGREKLSGLISKYAVMYNVPEDLVHRVVQRESMYNPGAYNGGHFGLMQIKHATARSMGFDGPASGLFDAETNLKYAVKYLRGAWLVADSNRDNAVRLYARGYYYDAKRKGMLHVLRK; this is encoded by the coding sequence ATGCGAAATTCGGGCAAATTCCGCGGAAGAAGTGCAGTTCTTCTGTCTTCCACCGTGGGCCTCGCACTGGCATTGGCTGGATGCACAAGTGTCGAATACACCGCCAAGGAAGGGCCGGATGGCCCAAAAATCGCGGCAGTAAACCCCACTGCCACTCCTGCACAGGCATCGACTCAGCCGGTAACGGCCGACGCGGCAGCAGGCGTGACGCCCGCCGTACCGACAACACAGACGGCAGACGCCGCAGCCGCTCCACAAGCTGCAACGCTTCCCACCGCCGTCGCCGTCAAGGGCGGCCGCGTGGCCCTGCCGCCGGCTTCTGAAATCGCCGCAGCGGCGGCCATCGCCGCCCAGATGCAGCCGCAACAGCAACCGGCAGAGATGGCGCAGGCGACGGTGACGACATCCGCGCCGACCACGGCTGCAGCTCTCGCACCGCATGCCACGACACCGGCAGCCGCCGCCATCGAGACAGCCGGAGCCGCAGCGCAAACGCCGGCCCATAACGCCGCCGCCGATCTGCCGCAGGTCGTCGCCGTCAAGGGCAGCTTCCCACCCGCGCCGCCACCACCCGGTACACCGTCGATCGGCACCGAGCTGACGGCCGAACGCAAGGTCATTCCGCTGCCGAAACCTGACAGCACGGTTCTCGCTTATGCCGCCGGCCCGACCAACGCCGCCCTTGCCGCCATCCGGCAGAATGAAACGGTGACGGCGCCTCTCAAGTCGGCACCGGCCGGACGCGAAAAGCTGAGCGGGCTGATTTCGAAATATGCGGTGATGTATAATGTGCCGGAAGATCTGGTGCACCGCGTGGTCCAGCGTGAAAGCATGTACAATCCCGGCGCCTATAATGGCGGCCACTTCGGCCTGATGCAGATCAAGCACGCCACAGCCCGCTCCATGGGTTTTGATGGCCCCGCTTCCGGCCTGTTCGATGCCGAAACGAACCTCAAATATGCCGTCAAATATCTGCGCGGCGCATGGCTGGTGGCCGACAGCAACCGCGACAATGCGGTTCGGCTTTATGCACGCGGTTATTATTACGACGCCAAGCGCAAGGGCATGCTGCACGTTCTGCGCAAGTGA
- a CDS encoding DUF3419 family protein has product MTSAAPKTGFSKNTKLKSALLQHKALSKSGLSERFFGVLFSGLVYPQIWEDPEIDMEAMELGEGHRIVTIGSGGCNMLAYLSRNPASIDVVDLNPHHIALNKLKLAAFRHLPAHQDVVRQFGRANTRSNSRGYDRFIAEHLDDTTKAYWSKRTLSGRRRIAVFDRNIYRTGLLGRFIGAGHLMARLHGVKLTEMAQSRSIAEQRQFFDSKVAPLFDKPVVRWLTKRKSSLFGLGIPPRQYDELASLSNDGTVASVLKERLEKLACNFPLSDNYFAWQAFARRYPEPHEGALPAYLKPEYYETIRNNTARVAVHHATYTELLSKKPASAVDRYILLDAQDWMTDVQLNELWSQISRTAAPGARVIFRTAAEKSVIEGRLSADIRNQWVYLEERSQELNVMDRSAIYGGFHIYQRAMA; this is encoded by the coding sequence ATGACGAGTGCGGCACCCAAGACCGGCTTCAGCAAAAACACAAAACTGAAGTCCGCACTGCTCCAGCACAAGGCACTCTCGAAAAGCGGTCTCTCCGAACGGTTCTTCGGCGTTCTCTTTTCTGGCCTCGTTTATCCGCAGATCTGGGAAGACCCGGAAATCGACATGGAAGCGATGGAGCTTGGCGAAGGCCACCGCATCGTCACCATCGGTTCGGGTGGCTGCAACATGCTGGCCTATCTCTCCCGCAACCCGGCAAGCATCGATGTGGTGGATCTGAACCCGCATCACATCGCTCTCAACAAGCTGAAGCTGGCCGCCTTCCGCCACCTGCCCGCGCATCAGGACGTCGTGCGCCAGTTCGGACGCGCCAATACGCGCAGCAACAGCCGTGGTTATGACCGCTTCATCGCCGAGCATCTCGACGATACCACCAAAGCCTACTGGTCGAAGCGCACACTGTCCGGCCGTCGCCGCATCGCGGTCTTCGACAGGAATATCTACCGTACCGGCCTGCTTGGCCGTTTCATCGGCGCCGGCCACCTGATGGCGCGTCTGCACGGCGTCAAACTCACGGAAATGGCCCAGAGCCGCTCGATTGCCGAACAGCGCCAGTTTTTCGACAGCAAGGTTGCGCCCCTGTTCGACAAGCCGGTGGTACGCTGGCTGACGAAGCGTAAAAGCTCGCTTTTCGGTCTCGGCATTCCGCCCCGGCAATATGACGAACTGGCAAGCCTTTCGAACGATGGCACGGTTGCCTCCGTGCTCAAGGAGCGGCTGGAAAAGCTCGCCTGCAACTTCCCGCTCAGCGACAATTATTTCGCCTGGCAGGCCTTCGCCCGCCGTTATCCGGAGCCGCATGAAGGCGCCCTGCCCGCTTATCTCAAGCCGGAATATTACGAGACGATCCGCAACAACACCGCCCGCGTCGCTGTCCATCACGCCACCTATACCGAGCTTCTTTCCAAGAAGCCGGCAAGCGCCGTCGATCGCTATATCCTCCTCGACGCGCAGGACTGGATGACGGATGTGCAGCTTAACGAATTGTGGTCGCAGATCAGCCGCACCGCCGCTCCCGGTGCGCGGGTCATCTTCCGCACAGCCGCCGAAAAGAGTGTCATCGAAGGCCGGCTTTCTGCCGATATCCGCAACCAGTGGGTCTATCTCGAAGAGCGCTCCCAGGAGCTGAACGTCATGGACCGTTCGGCCATCTATGGCGGTTTCCATATCTATCAGAGGGCCATGGCATGA
- a CDS encoding class I SAM-dependent methyltransferase gives MKTVGENVSLADEAHAGLMDRMYRHQRHIYDITRKYYLLGRDRTISSLDVPKGGTLLEVGCGTGRNLLLASRKFPQARLFGLDISSEMLLTASENFAGKAERPILRVADATAFRAAEFGEPDGFDRVMIPYALSMIPDWEKAIEQALTALRPGGSLHIVDFGQQEQLPKWFRSLLQAWLTRFHVTPRANLRYVLANMAGRFDGDLEFEEIARGYAWRAVITLPVAETQPKISRILADA, from the coding sequence ATGAAAACCGTCGGCGAGAATGTGAGCCTTGCAGATGAAGCCCATGCGGGCCTGATGGACCGCATGTACCGCCACCAGCGGCATATCTACGACATTACCCGCAAATATTATCTTCTGGGCCGTGACCGAACCATTTCGAGCCTGGACGTACCGAAAGGCGGCACATTGCTCGAAGTCGGCTGCGGTACCGGCCGTAACCTGCTTCTGGCCAGCCGGAAGTTTCCGCAGGCGAGACTGTTCGGCCTCGATATTTCCTCGGAAATGCTGCTGACCGCATCCGAGAATTTTGCCGGCAAGGCGGAACGCCCCATTCTGCGCGTGGCCGACGCCACCGCCTTCCGCGCCGCCGAATTCGGCGAGCCCGATGGTTTCGACCGCGTCATGATCCCCTATGCGCTGTCGATGATACCGGATTGGGAAAAGGCGATCGAACAGGCGCTTACTGCGCTCAGACCTGGCGGTTCCCTGCACATTGTCGATTTCGGCCAGCAGGAACAATTGCCGAAGTGGTTCCGCTCGCTGTTGCAGGCATGGCTTACCCGTTTTCACGTCACGCCCCGCGCCAATCTTCGCTACGTCCTCGCCAATATGGCCGGCCGCTTTGATGGCGATCTCGAATTCGAAGAGATCGCCCGGGGTTATGCCTGGCGGGCCGTCATCACGCTCCCCGTCGCAGAAACACAGCCGAAAATCAGCCGCATCCTCGCCGACGCCTGA